From a single Leptospira levettii genomic region:
- the tsaE gene encoding tRNA (adenosine(37)-N6)-threonylcarbamoyltransferase complex ATPase subunit type 1 TsaE, with product MKANFLSLRETELQPVFSTLDTIIDSFLIQGKKPILLFSGEMGAGKTTFIREWFSRYGTNSSINSPTFSLYNVYDSHKMRLVHFDLYRIHSIDELENLGFEEIWGKEDLTAIEWWQKAEPILPKENRIYITITSENFENRTYSIEWSVEDVT from the coding sequence ATGAAAGCGAATTTTCTCTCATTGAGGGAAACTGAGTTACAACCTGTTTTTTCTACTTTGGACACCATCATCGATTCTTTTCTGATCCAAGGAAAAAAACCAATCTTACTATTTTCGGGCGAAATGGGTGCGGGAAAAACGACTTTCATTCGAGAATGGTTTTCGCGTTATGGGACAAATAGTTCAATCAATTCTCCTACATTTTCCCTCTATAATGTTTATGATTCGCATAAGATGCGTTTGGTACATTTTGATTTATACAGGATCCATTCTATCGACGAATTAGAGAATTTAGGATTTGAAGAAATTTGGGGAAAAGAAGATTTAACAGCCATTGAATGGTGGCAGAAGGCCGAACCCATACTCCCAAAGGAAAATCGAATTTATATTACCATTACATCTGAAAACTTTGAGAATCGTACTTACTCCATTGAATGGTCGGTTGAGGATGTTACATGA
- a CDS encoding anthranilate synthase component I family protein gives MSQSLPKISIPKKPNYTSLSLSEGIEFWELFREIEEKYENCFLLESAGDNQYDSRYSVIGFDPSHLIKGEPGVLEIDGKAYQVENPYFALRNITDYNSLSISYAGGLVGYLGYQSMQFFEPKLHLKPHPDFPAMIFGMYLDGLIYDKFTGELIYFDNGNNRIDLVKSILGSLEKPSTKKPNAKVTILNDGLSKDVHKQMVEEALEEVKAGNTFQCQIGFEETYSVEGNPLAIYETLREINPSPHMYYVKFGKRVILGASPELLFRLRQGEMESFPLAGTTKRGKDAKEDTILARKLLMDPKEIAEHNMLIDLHRNDIGRVAKFGTVKVRRRFDIKRFSHVQHISSEVVGILSSKEDMFSGLASSFPAGTLSGAPKIESMKIIERIEKSPRGPYGGAVGSFGFNGDCTFAIPIRSFFVHNGKGFVRASGGIVYDSNPEDEYQEIMNKMASVRKALELHKDTIPSETKGNG, from the coding sequence ATGAGCCAATCACTTCCTAAAATCTCCATCCCCAAAAAACCCAATTACACTTCTTTAAGTTTATCAGAAGGGATCGAGTTTTGGGAACTCTTTCGAGAGATTGAAGAGAAATATGAAAATTGTTTTCTTTTGGAATCGGCTGGCGATAACCAATACGACTCAAGGTATTCCGTCATTGGATTTGACCCTTCTCATTTGATCAAAGGTGAACCTGGTGTCCTCGAAATTGATGGGAAAGCATATCAAGTTGAGAATCCTTATTTTGCGCTCCGAAACATTACAGATTATAATTCACTAAGCATCAGTTATGCTGGGGGACTAGTTGGATACTTGGGTTACCAAAGTATGCAGTTTTTTGAACCCAAGTTACACTTAAAGCCACATCCTGATTTTCCTGCCATGATATTTGGGATGTATCTAGATGGTCTAATATATGATAAATTTACAGGTGAACTCATCTATTTTGATAACGGGAACAATCGCATTGACCTTGTTAAGTCAATCCTTGGTTCATTAGAAAAACCAAGTACCAAAAAACCGAATGCAAAAGTTACAATTTTAAATGATGGTCTTTCCAAAGATGTACACAAACAAATGGTAGAAGAAGCGTTAGAGGAAGTGAAAGCAGGGAATACATTCCAATGCCAAATTGGTTTTGAAGAAACATATTCAGTAGAAGGTAATCCTCTGGCCATTTACGAAACCCTTCGCGAGATCAATCCTTCACCTCATATGTATTATGTGAAATTTGGTAAACGAGTGATTCTTGGTGCAAGTCCAGAATTATTATTTCGATTGAGACAAGGGGAGATGGAATCTTTCCCTCTTGCTGGCACCACTAAACGTGGAAAGGATGCAAAGGAAGATACAATCCTTGCACGAAAACTTTTAATGGATCCAAAAGAAATCGCAGAACATAATATGTTGATCGATCTCCATCGAAATGATATTGGTCGTGTTGCAAAATTTGGAACAGTAAAGGTAAGGAGAAGATTTGATATCAAACGTTTCTCTCATGTACAACATATTTCAAGTGAAGTGGTAGGTATTTTATCTTCAAAAGAAGATATGTTCTCTGGTCTTGCATCATCGTTTCCAGCTGGGACCTTATCAGGTGCTCCCAAAATAGAATCCATGAAAATCATTGAACGAATCGAAAAATCACCGCGTGGACCTTATGGTGGAGCAGTGGGAAGTTTTGGGTTTAACGGTGATTGTACATTTGCCATTCCAATCAGAAGTTTTTTTGTTCATAATGGAAAAGGGTTTGTGCGTGCTTCTGGTGGCATTGTTTACGATTCCAATCCAGAAGATGAATACCAAGAAATCATGAATAAAATGGCATCTGTTCGTAAGGCATTAGAATTACACAAAGATACAATCCCTTCTGAAACAAAAGGAAATGGGTAG
- a CDS encoding inositol monophosphatase family protein, whose product MGISSPTINFPVDETIKRIEYVKANAMGIIHEAKKIQREVSAIRSDTDAEEKERIDAADGKLGDILIRFLQKSFPKDGIVCEDKPPIDGGEFKWVLDPVDGSMNFVRGLPLYAISFGLEHRDTPVGGVVIVPPQESVYSAVMGEGAFKNGEPIVTSRVSELNRAIFSPNLPTKRAHMIQEIMADLSGFLTYARSFRRTGSFVLDVCFIAEGVMDAIWEKTVKHWDVSAISVILSEAGGKLTDLNGVHYYTGLPELVASNGVLHSEILNLLKTVRSTVSRN is encoded by the coding sequence ATGGGTATCTCTTCACCAACGATCAATTTCCCTGTCGATGAGACAATCAAACGCATCGAGTATGTTAAAGCCAATGCCATGGGAATCATCCATGAAGCAAAAAAAATCCAAAGAGAAGTTTCTGCTATTAGATCAGATACGGATGCAGAGGAAAAAGAAAGAATTGATGCCGCAGATGGAAAGTTAGGTGATATTCTAATTCGTTTTTTGCAAAAATCCTTTCCAAAAGATGGAATTGTTTGTGAAGACAAACCACCAATTGATGGCGGTGAGTTTAAGTGGGTTTTAGATCCTGTCGATGGTTCCATGAATTTTGTGAGAGGCCTTCCTCTTTATGCTATTTCTTTTGGTTTGGAACATCGTGACACGCCCGTCGGTGGAGTGGTGATTGTCCCTCCCCAAGAATCTGTCTATTCAGCTGTGATGGGAGAAGGTGCTTTTAAAAATGGTGAACCAATTGTCACATCTCGTGTTTCGGAACTCAATCGTGCTATTTTTTCTCCCAACCTTCCTACCAAAAGAGCCCATATGATCCAAGAGATTATGGCAGATTTGTCTGGGTTTTTGACCTATGCTCGGTCCTTTCGCCGGACCGGTTCCTTTGTTTTGGATGTATGTTTCATTGCAGAAGGTGTTATGGATGCCATTTGGGAAAAAACGGTGAAACATTGGGACGTTTCTGCCATCTCCGTCATTTTATCAGAAGCAGGTGGGAAATTAACTGACTTAAATGGAGTTCATTACTATACAGGACTTCCTGAGTTAGTAGCATCCAACGGGGTATTACACTCAGAAATTTTAAATTTATTGAAGACAGTTCGTTCTACCGTCAGTCGAAATTGA
- a CDS encoding LIC_10030 family protein — protein sequence MKVQDYRSINRMLGDVSGKNKTGDVFVDNLHSPYIQFSDRFTIHGTSITEPEFGDIKDFVQTVIKFLPEAVEGTSLLPEPRPKRETGKLFFVRPMMFGSYQFLYVFSVDMLYLGGAKSEEIKRAGSQNMTPTIVTDRLYFQVKVIPIKTLKEEGENVLDFEAKRFQGGEFRVESERDENKPIRKFSEIFDEIDFSDTESKIREELGITTDIWKLGRIYSPIGIDYLSLSLRFLNPSLPKTIYQFKKFYQILENTNQTIPEETLKSFHEYLSSFEVERTVSKSGNILWKVNQKLADNG from the coding sequence ATGAAAGTACAAGATTATAGATCCATCAATCGAATGTTGGGAGATGTTTCAGGAAAAAATAAAACCGGGGATGTATTTGTTGATAATTTACATTCACCATACATTCAATTTTCTGATCGTTTTACAATCCATGGTACATCAATCACTGAACCAGAGTTTGGTGATATAAAAGATTTTGTTCAAACTGTTATTAAATTTTTACCAGAAGCAGTCGAAGGAACAAGTTTATTACCTGAACCAAGACCAAAACGTGAAACAGGTAAATTGTTTTTTGTTAGACCAATGATGTTTGGTTCTTACCAGTTTTTATATGTATTTTCTGTTGATATGTTGTATCTGGGTGGAGCCAAATCAGAAGAAATCAAACGAGCTGGATCTCAAAATATGACTCCCACGATTGTAACAGATCGATTGTATTTTCAGGTAAAGGTGATACCGATTAAAACACTCAAGGAAGAGGGAGAAAACGTTCTTGATTTTGAGGCGAAACGATTCCAGGGAGGAGAGTTTCGTGTTGAATCGGAAAGGGATGAAAACAAACCAATCCGAAAATTTTCTGAAATTTTTGATGAGATCGATTTTTCTGATACCGAATCAAAAATCAGAGAAGAGTTAGGTATCACAACAGACATTTGGAAATTAGGGAGGATTTATAGCCCTATTGGTATTGATTACCTTTCTCTTTCATTACGTTTTCTAAATCCAAGTCTTCCAAAAACAATTTACCAATTTAAGAAATTTTATCAAATCTTAGAAAATACAAACCAAACCATTCCAGAAGAAACATTAAAATCTTTTCATGAATATCTTTCTTCCTTCGAAGTTGAAAGAACCGTTTCTAAGTCTGGGAATATTTTATGGAAAGTGAATCAAAAATTAGCCGATAATGGATAA
- a CDS encoding Hsp33 family molecular chaperone HslO translates to MSDQVILGISNTHHYRFTIVNLTETAKEPMFLHSLNKEMSVFLSKTMMGALFLAEMTKNQQKVSIQWKDESNKQALAYSDRYGKMKSVAYSTTHEEGDIRNEFILGQGIMKVIRWDYESDTYQSYTNLIEDTFEANFIKYLTESEQIRAIVGMDVVPFDFPGNDFSSKGIFFEALPDATEESFVFLRNKIDSLITKEAFWNLGIDSMLETLEKEIGSSLEVLSKEAPEFLCDCSRHKVADIIASLGEQEANSIIDEMGKIEITCEFCRTAYQFDSFDVEKFFKQ, encoded by the coding sequence ATGTCTGACCAAGTTATTTTAGGAATCTCCAATACTCATCATTACCGATTTACCATTGTAAATCTAACCGAAACTGCTAAGGAACCTATGTTCCTACATTCTCTTAACAAAGAAATGTCTGTTTTTTTATCCAAAACCATGATGGGAGCCCTATTCCTCGCAGAAATGACGAAGAACCAACAGAAAGTCAGTATTCAATGGAAAGATGAATCCAATAAACAAGCATTAGCTTATAGCGATCGATATGGAAAAATGAAATCTGTAGCTTATTCGACAACCCATGAGGAAGGGGATATTCGAAATGAATTTATCTTAGGCCAGGGGATCATGAAAGTAATCCGTTGGGATTATGAATCGGATACATACCAGTCTTATACAAATCTAATTGAGGATACATTCGAAGCAAATTTTATCAAATACCTCACGGAGTCAGAACAAATCCGAGCCATTGTGGGAATGGATGTGGTTCCATTTGATTTTCCTGGGAATGATTTTTCTTCAAAAGGTATTTTCTTTGAGGCCTTACCAGATGCCACAGAAGAAAGTTTTGTTTTTTTACGAAACAAAATTGATTCACTCATCACAAAGGAAGCGTTTTGGAATCTTGGAATTGATTCAATGTTGGAAACCTTGGAAAAAGAAATTGGTTCCTCATTGGAAGTTCTCAGTAAAGAAGCACCTGAATTTTTATGTGACTGTTCAAGGCATAAAGTTGCTGATATCATCGCCTCTCTAGGGGAACAAGAAGCAAATTCTATCATCGATGAGATGGGAAAAATCGAAATTACATGCGAATTTTGTCGAACAGCCTATCAATTTGATTCCTTCGATGTGGAGAAATTTTTTAAACAATGA
- the tsaB gene encoding tRNA (adenosine(37)-N6)-threonylcarbamoyltransferase complex dimerization subunit type 1 TsaB gives MNLLYFDTTQDWIHVSVGSIDDFSKIKIDAQIIESSPKEASYRLVEMIQKVLILSEIKKPDIIFVPNGPGSFTGIRITVTTARDLAQLWEIPVMGFDTAHLYLIGIAGNNTQIEIQEPIQNPDQKSLICLDGKQGKYYTKYFDGNNHTETKDQSPEEINFWLESEEITPNKWYYTGILPSFYPKDAIKIEATNLNLSSILQYSFEQMKQSKLNDYTYLTLFPNYIRGTYVDQK, from the coding sequence ATGAATCTATTGTATTTTGATACAACACAAGATTGGATTCATGTTTCAGTTGGATCTATAGATGATTTTTCCAAAATTAAAATCGATGCACAAATCATTGAATCTTCACCAAAAGAGGCTTCCTATCGTTTGGTAGAAATGATCCAAAAGGTACTGATTCTATCCGAAATCAAAAAACCTGATATCATTTTTGTTCCCAATGGTCCCGGATCCTTTACTGGAATACGCATTACGGTTACAACAGCAAGAGATTTAGCGCAATTATGGGAAATTCCTGTGATGGGATTTGATACAGCTCATTTATATCTAATTGGAATAGCAGGAAACAATACTCAAATTGAAATTCAGGAACCAATTCAAAACCCAGACCAAAAATCACTCATTTGTTTAGATGGAAAACAAGGGAAATATTATACAAAGTATTTTGATGGGAATAATCATACTGAAACAAAAGACCAAAGTCCTGAGGAAATTAATTTTTGGTTAGAAAGTGAGGAAATAACGCCTAACAAATGGTACTATACGGGAATATTGCCTAGTTTTTATCCAAAAGATGCTATAAAAATTGAAGCGACAAATCTGAATTTATCGTCTATACTGCAGTATAGTTTCGAACAAATGAAACAATCCAAACTAAACGATTATACTTATTTAACACTCTTTCCCAATTACATCCGTGGGACGTATGTAGATCAAAAATGA
- a CDS encoding beta-galactosidase — protein sequence MIFGACYYPEQWNPKDWDEDLKIMKEMGLSSVRLAEFAWGIMEPKEGKFDFSLFDAVLERVQSHGMTAILGTPTATFPPWLYQKFPEIAQVSKDGIIRGIGTRRQACFSSPAYKKATERIVTAMAKHFGNHPAVVGWQIDNEPGHEGSDVDYSKLAEKNFRIWLKQKYKTLDSLNKRWGNIFWGVIYSDWNQIPLPGAHVASNFNPAMIQDYYRFQSDELVSYIHFQAEILKKYSKGKPLTTNLYPSPFLPVTDMYEMFKKLDYVSWDNYPVWGNQQEPYPHPLVTATQQYSRGLKNKAYTVMEQFSGVQGHDTLGYLPPPGQIGLWLTQAIVNGANQIYFFRYRTARFGQEQLCYGILDHGKRKTSKYYELKQTIEDIKEFAEDVADSPYPATVAILHDIENSRNYKHQPLSDGLRFAPVPFAQVGYDIELATWFAGTNVLNVNAHSLPIHADMDWSNYKVLTLPLYTMFDPKIVEKLKSYVNQGGTLVLGYRSGIKDKDHWMVEEPVPGVFGEMAGVEVFQFEAPATAKVGIRMGFWPLKGNKFCEILEPKTAKVLARYRDKKKFYSGKPAITVNQYGKGKVYYVGTSLTPESFVLLYRRILKEAGVRFSLLGSTIERHTREGKRFNYEITMNHSNQYKLAGLSILKPFGYKIKKIEK from the coding sequence ATGATCTTTGGAGCCTGTTATTACCCAGAACAATGGAACCCTAAGGACTGGGATGAAGACCTTAAAATCATGAAAGAAATGGGTCTTTCTTCGGTTCGCCTTGCAGAATTTGCTTGGGGAATCATGGAACCCAAAGAAGGGAAATTTGATTTTTCCTTGTTTGATGCAGTTTTAGAAAGAGTACAAAGTCATGGAATGACTGCTATATTGGGCACACCTACGGCAACATTTCCTCCGTGGTTATACCAAAAATTTCCAGAAATTGCCCAAGTTTCAAAAGATGGAATCATCCGTGGGATTGGAACAAGACGCCAAGCTTGTTTTTCATCTCCTGCTTATAAAAAAGCGACAGAACGAATTGTCACAGCAATGGCCAAACATTTTGGAAACCATCCTGCAGTGGTCGGCTGGCAAATTGATAATGAACCTGGCCACGAAGGATCAGATGTTGACTATTCCAAACTTGCAGAAAAAAATTTCAGAATTTGGTTAAAACAAAAATATAAAACTCTGGACTCGCTTAACAAACGTTGGGGGAATATTTTCTGGGGAGTGATTTACTCAGATTGGAACCAAATCCCCCTCCCTGGAGCACATGTAGCGAGTAATTTTAATCCTGCGATGATCCAAGATTATTACCGTTTCCAATCGGATGAATTGGTATCCTATATCCATTTCCAAGCAGAGATCCTTAAAAAGTACAGCAAAGGAAAACCACTCACTACCAATTTATACCCATCACCTTTTTTACCAGTAACTGACATGTACGAAATGTTCAAAAAACTAGACTATGTGTCCTGGGATAATTATCCAGTTTGGGGGAACCAACAAGAACCATACCCTCACCCATTAGTAACAGCCACCCAACAATATTCGCGAGGACTTAAAAACAAAGCTTATACAGTGATGGAACAATTCTCTGGTGTTCAGGGCCATGATACATTAGGTTATCTACCACCACCTGGACAAATTGGTCTTTGGTTAACCCAGGCAATTGTCAATGGTGCCAATCAGATTTATTTTTTTCGTTACCGCACTGCACGTTTTGGGCAAGAACAATTATGTTATGGAATTTTAGATCATGGTAAAAGGAAAACTTCAAAATACTATGAACTCAAACAAACCATAGAAGATATCAAAGAATTTGCAGAAGATGTAGCTGATTCACCTTATCCAGCAACGGTTGCGATCCTACACGATATTGAAAATTCTAGAAATTATAAACACCAACCTTTAAGTGATGGCCTGCGTTTTGCGCCAGTTCCTTTTGCGCAAGTGGGATATGATATTGAACTTGCCACATGGTTTGCTGGAACGAATGTATTAAATGTAAATGCACATTCATTACCTATTCATGCTGATATGGATTGGTCAAATTACAAAGTCCTCACACTTCCTCTTTATACAATGTTCGACCCTAAGATTGTTGAGAAATTAAAGTCTTATGTGAATCAAGGTGGAACGTTGGTTTTAGGGTATCGATCGGGAATTAAGGACAAAGACCACTGGATGGTAGAAGAACCTGTTCCTGGTGTGTTTGGTGAGATGGCTGGTGTGGAAGTGTTTCAATTTGAAGCCCCTGCTACAGCAAAAGTAGGAATACGAATGGGATTTTGGCCTTTAAAGGGAAACAAATTTTGTGAGATCTTAGAACCCAAAACGGCAAAAGTTTTAGCGCGTTATCGTGATAAAAAGAAATTCTATTCAGGAAAACCAGCGATCACAGTGAATCAATACGGAAAAGGAAAGGTCTATTATGTAGGAACTTCCTTAACTCCTGAAAGTTTTGTCCTACTCTATCGTCGGATTTTAAAAGAAGCAGGAGTTCGATTTAGTTTACTTGGATCGACTATTGAAAGGCATACCCGAGAGGGAAAACGATTTAATTATGAAATCACAATGAACCATTCCAATCAGTATAAATTGGCTGGTTTATCAATCTTAAAACCATTTGGATATAAAATCAAAAAAATTGAAAAATAG
- a CDS encoding ribonuclease R family protein yields MDTYKIQRKIIEYLDQKAGKDITRQEIKKRFTESSEFKRPDPSSKKVKSFKRKEKVPRKEIEFLIDQLCNLLEEEGLLIPNKKYFTVANPFRLTGRISISRRGDGFISLPSKNEIFVPGPLTNTAITGDKVEVIPLGVGKKDRLEAEVTKVLKRGRILYRMKVKEKTNKFVFGNFLDMLGEGKEGVLHVKSILKDSFDAININDVLIVKLKEGAEPQDNLYDVSFIRFESDTKEDSDLQRILMKYNYDPVHPDFIPLDFPEEVSEKTVSDWNSRTDLRDLYAVTIDGITAKDFDDAISFVDEGNRLRVWIHIADVSYYVEKGSALDKEAYERATSVYLANRVVPMLPPILSEDLCSLVANTNRLAFTVEMEASKTGEIYNAKFYKSIIKVKQRYTYEMAEEEIKAQDPNNWMYQVSLFTDALRKQRMKTGRIDLNLRETTITWNERKEPIGIENRERLTSHILIEELMLSANLKVDEFLRKKKIPTLHRIHEPMDEEKLETLNHFLQLNGYNVQIHDTSYAEIMKAVKEIQDNSVGKIFNYLLLRSFMQAYYGADPLGHWGLGFKDYCHFTSPIRRYPDLIVHRVLHATLLEGDKEYTDNEIAVMGLHCSEEERRAADAERDIVKIKSFRYLESTGIKEFKGFIVGIRPSQIFVELDISNLEGVLDKSEFTDEFEVVIKNDFSFYSKKYSKIFFIGDPVTVSLDRIDFEEIKVFLKLKDFKKDEPSVKKK; encoded by the coding sequence ATGGATACCTATAAAATACAAAGAAAAATCATCGAATACCTAGACCAAAAAGCTGGTAAAGATATCACAAGACAAGAGATCAAAAAAAGATTCACTGAATCGAGTGAATTCAAACGACCCGACCCAAGTTCAAAAAAAGTAAAATCTTTTAAACGTAAAGAAAAAGTTCCAAGAAAAGAAATCGAATTTCTCATCGACCAACTTTGTAACCTTCTAGAGGAAGAGGGTTTACTCATCCCAAATAAAAAGTATTTCACTGTTGCAAATCCCTTTCGACTCACAGGTCGAATTTCAATTTCAAGACGGGGTGATGGTTTTATTTCCTTACCCTCCAAAAATGAAATTTTTGTCCCTGGGCCACTCACAAACACAGCGATCACGGGTGACAAAGTAGAAGTAATCCCTCTCGGAGTTGGTAAAAAAGATCGTTTAGAAGCAGAAGTAACCAAAGTTCTAAAAAGAGGCCGTATCCTCTATAGAATGAAGGTAAAAGAAAAAACAAACAAATTTGTGTTTGGAAATTTCTTGGATATGTTAGGTGAAGGTAAAGAGGGAGTCCTTCATGTTAAATCCATTTTGAAAGACAGTTTTGATGCAATCAATATCAATGATGTATTGATTGTGAAGTTAAAGGAAGGTGCGGAGCCTCAAGATAATCTTTATGATGTAAGTTTTATACGGTTTGAATCTGATACAAAGGAAGATTCCGACTTACAAAGGATCTTAATGAAATATAATTATGATCCAGTTCATCCAGATTTTATTCCTTTGGATTTTCCTGAAGAAGTATCAGAAAAAACAGTCTCCGATTGGAATAGTCGAACTGACCTTCGTGATTTATATGCTGTCACTATAGATGGAATCACAGCAAAGGATTTTGATGATGCTATCAGTTTTGTCGATGAAGGAAATAGATTACGAGTTTGGATCCATATTGCCGATGTTTCCTATTATGTGGAAAAAGGTTCCGCTTTAGATAAGGAAGCATATGAGAGAGCCACCTCGGTTTATTTAGCTAACCGAGTGGTTCCAATGTTACCACCAATACTATCAGAAGATCTTTGTAGTCTCGTTGCTAATACCAATCGTTTGGCGTTCACGGTCGAGATGGAAGCAAGTAAAACTGGTGAAATTTATAACGCAAAATTTTATAAGTCGATCATCAAAGTAAAACAACGTTACACCTATGAGATGGCGGAAGAGGAAATCAAAGCCCAAGATCCAAATAATTGGATGTACCAAGTTTCCCTATTCACTGATGCACTCCGTAAACAACGGATGAAAACTGGAAGAATTGATCTTAATCTTCGAGAAACAACTATCACTTGGAATGAAAGAAAAGAACCTATTGGAATTGAGAATAGAGAACGACTCACAAGTCATATTCTTATCGAAGAACTCATGTTATCCGCAAACTTAAAAGTGGATGAATTTTTAAGAAAAAAGAAAATACCAACTCTACATCGTATCCATGAACCAATGGATGAAGAAAAGTTAGAAACTTTGAATCATTTTCTCCAACTCAATGGTTACAATGTACAAATCCATGATACAAGTTATGCTGAAATCATGAAGGCAGTGAAAGAAATCCAAGATAATTCAGTTGGAAAAATATTCAATTACCTACTCCTTCGAAGTTTTATGCAGGCGTATTATGGTGCAGACCCACTTGGACATTGGGGGTTAGGTTTTAAAGACTACTGCCATTTCACATCTCCGATCAGACGATATCCTGATTTAATTGTTCATCGAGTTTTACATGCAACATTACTCGAAGGTGATAAAGAATATACTGATAATGAAATTGCTGTTATGGGTCTACACTGTTCTGAGGAAGAGAGACGAGCTGCCGATGCAGAACGAGACATTGTAAAAATCAAATCATTTCGGTATTTGGAATCAACTGGGATTAAGGAATTTAAGGGTTTTATTGTTGGAATAAGACCTTCTCAAATTTTTGTAGAACTTGATATTTCAAATCTTGAAGGAGTTCTCGATAAATCGGAATTTACTGACGAGTTTGAAGTAGTCATCAAAAATGATTTTTCCTTCTATTCTAAAAAGTATTCAAAAATCTTTTTTATCGGGGATCCTGTAACAGTCAGTTTGGATCGAATTGATTTTGAAGAAATTAAAGTATTTTTAAAACTTAAAGATTTCAAAAAAGATGAACCATCTGTAAAGAAAAAATAA
- a CDS encoding superoxide dismutase — translation MEHKLPELPYAKDALAPHISAETLEFHYGKHHQTYITNLNNLIKGTEFESASLEDIVKKSTGGIFNNAAQVWNHTFYWHSLSPSGGGAPKGAVADLITKSFGSFDAFKEKFTQSAVTNFGSGWTWLVKKGDGLEIVNTSNAGSPLKDGLQALLTIDVWEHAYYIDFRNARPKYVEAFWNLVNWDFANKNL, via the coding sequence ATGGAACATAAACTCCCAGAACTTCCTTATGCAAAGGATGCACTCGCTCCCCATATTTCTGCAGAAACTTTAGAGTTTCATTATGGAAAACACCACCAAACTTACATTACCAACTTAAACAATCTCATCAAAGGGACTGAATTTGAAAGTGCAAGTTTAGAAGACATCGTGAAAAAATCCACAGGTGGTATTTTTAACAATGCTGCACAAGTTTGGAACCACACTTTTTACTGGCATTCCTTGTCTCCAAGTGGTGGAGGAGCTCCAAAAGGGGCAGTGGCAGACCTCATTACAAAATCCTTTGGATCTTTTGATGCATTCAAGGAAAAGTTCACACAGTCAGCAGTGACAAATTTTGGATCAGGTTGGACATGGCTTGTGAAAAAAGGCGATGGTCTCGAAATCGTGAATACAAGCAATGCTGGTAGCCCATTAAAAGATGGTCTCCAAGCACTACTTACTATCGATGTTTGGGAACATGCATACTACATTGATTTCCGAAATGCTCGACCAAAATATGTAGAAGCATTCTGGAATTTAGTGAATTGGGATTTCGCAAACAAAAATCTATAA
- a CDS encoding anthranilate synthase component II codes for MKVLILDNYDSFTYNLYQIIGEILEERETPFQLDVVRNDEKSFSEIKEANYDKIIISPGPGHPADPAYFGVSAELLKELGKTTPILGICLGMQGMATVFGGEVVRANVAMHGKLSPIEHNGKGVFSGLTQNIEIMRYHSLVAKESSLPKDLEVTARVSSGEGKGEIMGLRHKTFKIEGVQFHPESFGSEEGKELLRNFINGK; via the coding sequence ATGAAAGTTCTTATCTTAGACAATTACGATTCCTTTACGTATAATTTATACCAAATCATTGGTGAAATTTTAGAAGAAAGAGAAACTCCATTTCAATTGGATGTGGTTCGTAATGATGAAAAATCATTCTCTGAAATCAAAGAAGCAAATTACGATAAAATTATCATTTCTCCTGGCCCAGGCCATCCTGCGGATCCTGCTTATTTTGGAGTGAGTGCTGAACTCTTAAAAGAATTAGGAAAAACAACTCCTATACTCGGAATCTGTTTGGGAATGCAAGGAATGGCTACTGTATTTGGTGGAGAAGTGGTTCGTGCAAATGTTGCAATGCATGGAAAACTTTCACCCATAGAACACAATGGTAAGGGTGTTTTTTCAGGTCTTACTCAGAATATCGAAATTATGCGTTATCACTCATTAGTGGCTAAGGAATCTTCCTTACCCAAAGATTTGGAAGTGACAGCTCGTGTTTCTTCAGGTGAAGGTAAAGGAGAAATTATGGGATTACGCCACAAAACCTTTAAGATAGAAGGGGTACAATTCCATCCTGAATCTTTTGGGTCTGAAGAAGGAAAAGAATTACTTCGAAATTTTATTAACGGCAAATAA